The Actinomycetota bacterium genome includes the window GAGCATTGGAGACTGATCGCAGAGCGGTCATCGCCTTCTGGATGAAGGCCCCCATCTCAGCAATTTCATGGGCCGCCAGCTCGGTGTAGTCGGCGACATGCCGATACGGGCAGACCATCAGGTGTCCTGAGTTGTACGGATACAGATTCAGCAGCGCGTAGACCGTCTCCCCGCGAGCGATGATCAGGCCCTGGGAGTCATCCAATTGCGGAGACCGGCAGAAGGGACAGTCGTGGCCTTCATTGCCGTGGCTCGGCTTGCCTTCGCCCTTGATGTAACTCAGCCGATGTGGGGTCCACAGCCGATCCCAGGCACTCGACATCGCTACACCTGCACGCGAGACTGAACAGCTGCCACAATCTCATCAATCGCTTCGGCAATGGCAACGCCATTCTTCTGTGTGCCATCGCGATAGCGGAAGGAGACAGCTCCCGCGGCAATGTCCTCATCGCCGGCGATCAGCATGTAGGGAATCTTCTGCCGCTGGGCGGTGCGGATCTTCTTCTGCATTCGATCATCTGAGGTGTCGACATCGACCCGAATGCCACGAGCGCGCAACTGCGCTGCAACTTCTGTGAGGTAGCCAATGTGCTCATCGGTGATCGGGATTCCGATCACTTGCACGGGTGCCAGCCATGGCGGGAATGCGCCGGCGTAGTGCTCAAGCAACACGGCAAAGAAGCGTTCGATCGAACCAAACAGCGCTCGGTGAATCATGACGGGGCGTTGTCGTGTTCCATCTGAGGCTTGGTACTGCAGGTCGAAGAGCTCGGGAAGATTGAAGTCCACTTGGATCGTGGACATCTGCCAAGTGCGTCCGATCGCATCCTTGGCCTGCACTGAGATCTTGGGCCCGTAGAACGCCGCGCCACCTTCATCGAGCACCAGGT containing:
- a CDS encoding HIT domain-containing protein yields the protein MSSAWDRLWTPHRLSYIKGEGKPSHGNEGHDCPFCRSPQLDDSQGLIIARGETVYALLNLYPYNSGHLMVCPYRHVADYTELAAHEIAEMGAFIQKAMTALRSVSNAQGFNIGMNQGEVSGAGIAAHLHQHVVPRWGGDTNFMPVIAGTKVMPQLLEQTRELLAAAWR